One Etheostoma spectabile isolate EspeVRDwgs_2016 chromosome 12, UIUC_Espe_1.0, whole genome shotgun sequence genomic window carries:
- the LOC116699009 gene encoding transmembrane protein 14C, producing the protein MAVDWLGFSYAALVSAGGIMGYVKAGSGASLAAGLLFGLLAAVGAYLASQNSKNVWLLLGTSGTLAVVMGLRFLNSWKFMPAGLMTLASGLMLVKIITGMQKKPHK; encoded by the exons ATGGCTGTGGACTGGCTTGGGTTCAGCTATGCTGCTCTGGTGTCAGCAGGAGGAATCATGGGCTACGTGAAAGCAG GCAGCGGTGCCTCCCTGGCTGCAGGGCTCTTGTTTGGCCTGCTGGCTGCCGTCGGTGCTTATTTGGCATCTCAAAATTCCAAGAATGTCTGGCTTTTACTAG GCACCTCGGGAACTCTGGCTGTGGTGATGGGACTGAGATTTCTGAACTCATGGAAGTTCATGCCAGCTGGTTTAATGACTTTAGCAAG tggaCTAATGCTGGTCAAAATCATCACTGGAATGCAGAAGAAAccacataaatga